Within the Candidatus Binataceae bacterium genome, the region CCCCCCCGGCCAACGACGGCGCGCGCGCCGGCGGCGACGGGTCGGGTGGCGACGCGTCGGGATGGACGCGCGTGCCGAACAGCGGTCCCGGCGAAGCCGCGGTATCCGCCACGGCCTCGGGCACAGGCGGCGCTGCCGCTACGGCAACACCCGCCGGTGCGGGCGCGCCTGCCGTTTCGGCGGGCGCGCCCGCGCCGGCGGGGCAGGCGCCCGCAGAGCCGGCGCCGGAGGCCACGCCTACGGATGCGCCGGCTCCTTACGACGTGGGCTCGATCCAGCCGACGCCGCCGGTCAGCGATCAGCCACTGACCGGGCTAATCGCAAGCACCAAGGATCAGCCCGCGTTCAACGCGTCATTACGTGCGACGGAGGACGGGCGAAAGGCACTGGAGGCTTCAAAGCTCGACGACGCGATGCGCGAGCTGGGCCGCGCGGTCTCGATCGATCCCTCCGATCCTTACGCCTACTTCTACCTGGGTCGCGCCTACATGATTAAGCGCGACTTCCCGCAGGCGCTCGCTTTCTTCGGCCGCTCGGAAGTGGGACTCAGCGGCATTCCCGCATGGCTCGGCGAGGTCAAAAGCTTCGAGGGCGCGTGTTTGGAAGAGCAGGGCAAGTTTCCCGAGGCGGCCGCTGCTTACAAACAGGCCCTCGACGCGGCGCCGGGTAACCTGATGGCGCGAACCGGATACGGACGCCTGAGCTCGAGCGTCTCGGACGCGAACGCCGGTAACGCTCCGCCGCCGCCAGCGCCCGCCGATGGCGCGGCGCTCCCCGCGCCGGAGGTCAATCTGGCGGCGCCCGCTCCGGCCGAAGCTGCGCCGCCGCCGCCTCAATCGAACGAGGCTGACCCGGGGGATATCCCGGATTCCGAGTCCGGCGCGGACGCCGGCGGTAGCTCGGATGCCACTTCTCCTCCAAGTGCCGCTGCCCCAGAGAACAACGCCAAGCCTGCGCCCGGCAATCAGTGAACCGGAGAAAAAGTGAAGCGGCGGAACAGTGAAGACGTGAAATGCTGATTCTGGGTATCGAGTCTTCGTGCGACGACGCGGCCGCGGCGGTTATCGAAACCGACCGCCCCGGCATTGCCACCATCCGCGCGAGCGTCATCGCTAACCAGGACGAAATCCATCGCCGCTACGGCGGCGTGGTGCCGGAACTGGCCTCGCGCAATCACGTCGTCACGATCCTGCCCGTGATCGAACAGGCACTCGAGGGTGCGGGATGCTCGCTTGGCGACATCGGCGGTATTGCGGTGACGCGAGGGCCGGGACTGGTCGGCTCGCTGCTGGTCGGCCTGATGTGCGCCAAGGGGCTGGCGCAGAGCCTGGGAATCGCGATGTGCGGGGTGAATCATATCGAGGGACACCTGCTCGCCCCGCTGCTGGAGCATCGCCCTGCGATGCCGTTTCTCGCGCTGGTCGTGTCGGGCGGGCATACCGAGCTCTTCATGGTCGAGGATTTCGGGCGCTATCGCCGATTGGGCCGCACGCGCGACGACGCCGCTGGCGAAGCGTTCGACAAGGTGGCCAAGCTGATGGGGTTGGGCTATCCGGGCGGCCGCGTAATCGACGAGCTTTCGCGGCGCGGGAACCGCAAGCGCGTTCGCATTCCGCGCGCCCATGTGCGCGGCGCGCCGCTCGATTTCAGTTTCAGCGGCGTTAAAACCGCCGTCGCGATGCTTCTGCGCGCACAGGCCGGCGCCGCGCTCTCGCACGAAGACCTGGCGGCGAGTTTCCAGGAAGCGGTGGTCGACATGCTGGTTCAACCG harbors:
- a CDS encoding tetratricopeptide repeat protein, coding for PPANDGARAGGDGSGGDASGWTRVPNSGPGEAAVSATASGTGGAAATATPAGAGAPAVSAGAPAPAGQAPAEPAPEATPTDAPAPYDVGSIQPTPPVSDQPLTGLIASTKDQPAFNASLRATEDGRKALEASKLDDAMRELGRAVSIDPSDPYAYFYLGRAYMIKRDFPQALAFFGRSEVGLSGIPAWLGEVKSFEGACLEEQGKFPEAAAAYKQALDAAPGNLMARTGYGRLSSSVSDANAGNAPPPPAPADGAALPAPEVNLAAPAPAEAAPPPPQSNEADPGDIPDSESGADAGGSSDATSPPSAAAPENNAKPAPGNQ
- the tsaD gene encoding tRNA (adenosine(37)-N6)-threonylcarbamoyltransferase complex transferase subunit TsaD; its protein translation is MLILGIESSCDDAAAAVIETDRPGIATIRASVIANQDEIHRRYGGVVPELASRNHVVTILPVIEQALEGAGCSLGDIGGIAVTRGPGLVGSLLVGLMCAKGLAQSLGIAMCGVNHIEGHLLAPLLEHRPAMPFLALVVSGGHTELFMVEDFGRYRRLGRTRDDAAGEAFDKVAKLMGLGYPGGRVIDELSRRGNRKRVRIPRAHVRGAPLDFSFSGVKTAVAMLLRAQAGAALSHEDLAASFQEAVVDMLVQPTIRAARDTGVDVIALTGGVAANSRLRERLAEAAAAEGRTLVAPSFKFCTDNAAMIAMAASYRLLRGERDSLCLDAEASLSL